The genomic segment GACCCTATCCCCGGTGAGATGCACCTTTACATTGGCGAGGAAGCAGTAGCTACCGGAGTCTGCGCTCACCTCAGGCCCGATGACATGGTGGCTGGAACCCACCGCTCCCATGGCCATTACATAGCCAAGGGAGGAGACCTCAAGAAGCTCATGGCCGAGCTTTTCGGTAAAAAAACCGGGCTCTGCCAGGGCAAGGGAGGCCACATGCACCTTTTTGATGCGGGCCTCCACTTCGGGTGCGGCGGCATTATCGGTGCGGGGATACCCCATGCTGTTGGAGCGGCGCTGGCTTTCAAGATGCAGGGCAAAGACAACGTGGCCGTTAGCTTCATAGGCGACGGAGCTGCTAACATCGGAGCTTTCCATGAATCCCTGAACCTGGCCGCCATATGGAAGCTCCCGGTGGTGATCGTGGTGGAAGATAACCTCTATGCCATTTCCGTTCCGAAGAGCAAATCCACGGCAGTAAAGTCCAACGCTGAGCGCGCCGCTGCCTATGGTATCCCGGGTGTTCTTGTGGACGGCATGGATGTGATGGCTGTTTACGAGGCGGCTGGCGAAGCCATTGCCCGGGCCAGGAGGGGTGAGGGGCCATCCCTTATTGAGTGCCTCTGCTACCGCTACCGCGGTCACTTTGAAGGCGATCCCCAGCTCTACAAGCCGGAAGGCGAAGAGGAGGAGTGGCGCAAGAAGGACCCAATCCCCAACTTCAGGGCCAAACTCATAAGGGAGGGTATCCTCACGGAAGAGGAGGCCAATAAAATCCAGGAAGAGGTGGCTGCTCTGGTGGCAGAAGCCGAGAAGTTTGCCCGCGAGAGCCCCTGGCCTGAGCCAGAAGAGGCCCTTAAGCATGTTTTTCTTTGATGAGGAGGGGTAAAAATGGCCGAGCGAATCATTTCAATGTATGAGGCTATAGCCGAAGCCATCGCTCAGGAGATGGAGAGGGATCCCCGCGTCTTTGTGATGGGAGAAGATGTGGGGTTCTACGGGGGTATCTTCGGCGCCACCACCGGGCTCTGGAAGAAATTCGGCGATGAGAGGGTTAGAGACACTCCCATTTCGGAAATGGGCTTTGTGGGAGCAGCGGTGGGAGCCGCCCTGGAAGGGATGCGCCCCATTGTAGAGGTGATGTTCGTGGACTTCACCGGGGCATGCTTTGACCAGATCCTCAACCATATGTCCAAAATTCAGTATATGTCCGGGGGTCAGCTCAAGGTCCCGGTGGTGCTCATGACAGCCATAGGGGGAGGGTACAACGACGCTGCTCAGCACTCCCAGTGCCTTTACGGCCTCTTTGCCCACCTCCCCGGCCTCAAGATTGTGATCCCATCCACCCCATACGATGCTAAAGGCCTGATGATCCAGGCCATCCGGGACGATAACCCAGTGATGTATTTCTTTCACAAGGGCCTGATGGGTCTTCCCTGGATGACCATCATAGAAGCCACCTGGGCTCCTGTCCCGGAAGAGCCCTACACCATCCCCTTCGGTGTGGCTGATATCAAGCGGGAAGGGAAAGATGTGACGGTCGTGGCGGTAGCTATGATGGTTCACAGGGCCCTGGAAGCCGCTCAGAAGCTGGAGAAGGAAGGCATAAGCGTGGAAGTAATAGACCTGCGCACCCTTGTGCCTCTGGACAGAGAAGCCATCATCAATTCCGTCAAGAAGACCCATCGCCTCCTGGTGGTGGATGAAGATTACCTGAGTTACGGGATGAGCGGGGAGATAGTGGCTATAGTGGCTGAGAATGCCCTTGAATACCTGGATGCTCCTCCTAAGCGCCTGGCTGTTCCGGATGTCCCTATTCCTTATTCCAACACCCTTGAAGATTTCGTAATTCCCTCCGCTGACCGTATTGCGGAGGCAATAAAGGAACTTGTAAGCTGAAGAAAACCAATTTGGGGTCTCCTCTGCCCTGGACGGGGGCTGGGGAGGCCCCTTTTAATCGGGAAGGAGGGAACATGGCTGCCCAGAAAGTTGTCAAAGTAAACACTTTCACAGGAGGCCTTATAGGCCCCAGTATCCCGATGTTGGGCCCTGTGGAAGATGGTGGGACTATAATAGCCGAAACTGCTCCTGGCTGCTGGGGCCCCATGATCACGCCCTCTTTCAAAGGCGGACATGAAGTTACCACGCCGGTGGCTGTGGAAGGGGCAGAGCCAGGAGATGCTATCCTTATCCGCATCAAGAAAATAAAAATCACCTCTATGGCCACCTCCTCAGGGGTCATGAGCATAATGGAAGGACGATACAGAGGCGATCCCTTCGTTGCGAGGTATTGCCCCAACTGTGGCGCAGAGAACCCACCCACTCGCCTTGAGGGCATCGGGCAGGAAGCCGTGAGGTGTGCTAACTGCGGGGCTGAGGTGAGTCCCTTCAGGGTAGTTCACGGATATACCATGGTCCTGGACCAGGAGAAGGGCATAGCCCTCACAGTAAGCCCCGAGGTCGCGGAATCTCTAGCTAAGGATGCGGCTAAGATGATGGCTTTGCCCGAACATTCAGCCCAGCATCCGATTCTGGCTTTCTATCCTGCCCATATGCCGGGAGTTGCAACTCGAATCCGCCCCTTCATAGGCAACCTCGGCACCACTCCCAAAGTAGACATGCCCGACTCTCATAACGCTGGAGATTTCGGTCAATTTCTCGTGGGAGCTCCGCATCAGTATAATCTTACCCGGGAACAACTGGAAGATGCTCGCACTGATGGGCACATGGACATAGACTCCGTTCGGGAGGGAGCCATCTTGATTTGCCCGGTTAAAGTTCCCGGGGGCGGGATCTACCTGGGCGATGTCCACGCCATGCAGGGGGATGGAGAACTGGCTGGGCATACTACTGACGTTTCCGCTGAAGTAACGCTGGAAGTAAAAGTGATAAAAGGGCTAGGCATTGAAGGGCCGATATTGCTTCCGCCTGTGGAGGACCTTCCACCTCTGGCTCGCCCTCTCACCAGAGCAGAAAAGGAGGCGGCGAAGGCACTGGCGGAGAAATTCGGCCAGAAAGAAATTGAAGAGGCCTGGCCCATCCAGATGGTGGGCTCTGGCCCTAACCTCAATGAAGCTACCGAAAATGCTATAAACCGGCTGGCCAAGCTCTTTAACATGTCCAAAGAAGAAGTGATGAACCGTGTTACCATTTCCGGAGCCGTGGAGATAGGAAGGCTACCGGGCGTGGTAACCGTAACGATGCTTGTCCCTGAAAGCAAGCTGGCCGCCGTCGGATTGGCTGATATTGTCAAAGAACATTATTCAACCTAAGGAGGGGTTTTGTCGGAAACAATTGTAGGCATCATCGCCAACCCGGCTTCAGGGAAAGACATAAGAAGGCTTGTAGCTTACGGTTCCGTTTTTGATAACCAGGAAAAAGTGAACATAGTCCGAAGGGTCCTTCTGGGCTTGGAAGCTGCTGGGGTGGAAAAAGTCCTCTACATGCCCGATTACTTTGGAATTGTGCCCAAAGCCCTCAATGCAGTAAAGCTTTCTATGGAAGTATGTCCCCTGGACATGCCAGTATACGCCGATCAAAGGGACTCCATCCTGGCAGCTTCCCTCATGGCTGAAGCCGGAGCAAAATGCATCGTAACCCTGGGAGGCGATGGCACCAACAGAGCTGTGGCCAAAACCTGCGGAGATGTTCCCATCGTCCCCATCTCCACTGGAACTAACAATGTCTTTCCCTTTATGGTGGAAGGGACCATAGCGGGGCTGGCAGCGGGAGTTGTGGCTGTGGGCGCTGTGGAGCCCGAAAAAGTGGTCAGGCCCTCCAAGAGGCTGGAGATAGAGGGAGAAGACGGAAAGCTCGTGGACATAGCCCTTGTGGATGTCGTGGTTTACGATGATGTTTTCATTGCCTCCCGGGCCATCTGGGATATGTCCAAAGTGCGGGAGATAATCCTGGCCAGGGCCTCCCCGGGGAACATAGGCCTCTCTTCCGTAGGAGGCTGCCTTTACCCCAATGCTCTGGACGAGGGGCATGGCGTGTATATAAAATTAGGGCCAGGGCGAAGGGTTCTCGCCCCTATTGCCCCGGGGTTGATAGAGGAAGTCCAGGTAGAAAGCTGCGCTCTCCTAAGCCTTGGGGAAGCTGTGGAAATCCGCTGGAAGCCTTCCATCCTGGCGCTGGATGGGGAAAGGGAAGTGGAGGTAGGACGCAATGCCAGCCTGTGGGTTCGTCTTACGGGTAACGGACCTAAGGTGGTGGATATACCACTGGCTCTGGAGGAAGCAGCCAGGAATGGCTTTTTCACTGGAGGAAAAGCATGGCCCTGAAAAAGTTCATTGTGGAAATAGGCCAGGGCATTGATCAGCACGGGCAGGACCCCACCAGGGCCGCCCGCAAAGCCGTGGTCGATGCCATATCCCGAAGTTGCCTGTGCGGCCTTGTAGAGATACTTGGCCTCAGGGATCTGAACCAGGTGGAAGTGGAAGTCCTTGTGGCCTGCCCTTACCCTGAGAAGGTCAGGGCTGAAGAAGTGTTGGAAGCAATCCCCTTTGGCCAGAAGAGGATTGAAGTCCGGGAAGGGGGGATGATTGCCAGAGGGATATACCAGCCAGAGCTTGGGGACAAATCCGACGAAATCCTGGTGGCCAATGCGGCCGTGACTGTCTGGGTAAAGGAGGGATAGGATGGCAGTAAAGGTTATCATGCCCAAACTCGGGATGGCCATGACTGAAGGCACCGTAGTCAAATGGCTCAAGCCTGATGGGGCCAGGGTGGAAAAGGGAGAACGCATCGCTGTAGTGATGAGCAAAAAAATCACCTATGAAGTAGAAGCTCCCGCTTCGGGGATCCTGCGCCATGCCGCTGCAGAAAAAGAAGTGAAACCGGTCGGAGAGGTCATAGCTTACATAGCAGAACCTGGCGAGGTGATACCGGAGCTGGAGAAAGTCCCTGCAGCTCCTCCCGTGGCTGAAGCTCCCGCCCCGCCGCCGAAGGAAATCCTTGCCACTCCGGCAGCCAAGAGACTGGCAAAAGAGCACGGCATTGATCTTGCCCAGGTCACTGGCACTGGACCTGGAGGTCGTATCACTGAAAAGGACGTTATGGCCTTCATAGAGGCCCGCAAGGCGCCGCCACCTCCCCCTCGTCCGCCTGCTAAAGTCATCCCCTTCATTGGGATGCGCCAGGCCATAGCCGAAAGGATGACCCAGAGCCTCCAGACCATGGCCCAGGTCACCATAACAGCTGAAATTGATGCCACCGAACTGGTCCGGATGAGGGAGCAGCTAAAAGGCGAATTTGAACTCACATATACCGATATGGTGGTCAAAGCGGCAGCCATGGCCCTCAAGAAACATCCGCTTCTCAACTCTGCTTTGATAGGGGAAGAAATCCACCTGCTGGAGGAAATCCACATAGGGGTAGCTGTAGCCCTGGAAGGTGGGCTCATAGTTCCGGTGGTGAGGGATGCTGACAAAAAGTCCCTTAAAGAGATAGCTTCCGAAACCCGCAGGCTTGCTGAAGGGGCCAGGGCTGGCACCCTTACCGTTGATGAAGTCACCGGAAGCACCTTTACAGTGACAAACCTTGGAATGTATGGAGTGGACATCTTCACCCCCATCATCAACCCGCCTGAGGTGGCCATCCTTGGAGTGGGCAGGATTGTGGAGAAGCCTGCCTGCTATCAGGGGCAAATCGTCTCCAGGGCTATGATGCACCTGAGCTTAACTTTTGACCATCGCATTGTAGATGGTGCGCCCGCAGCCGAGTTCCTGCGCACAGTTAAAGAACTTCTGGAAAACCCTTACCGCCTTCTGCTTTAGCCAACGGTCCACCCAAACCGTGGCGAACCTCGCGGTAATGGGTATGGGGTTCAAGAATTTTTAAAGGAGGGGAAACGATGGCAAGCTTTACCCAGGAACTCTGGGCAAGCATTGAACCTATTTACCAGGCCATTCTCTCCCATCCCTTCCTCAAAGGCCTGGCCGATGGTTCCCTTCCCGAAGAAAAATTCCGCTTCTACGTTATTCAGGATGCCCTTTACCTTAGAGATTTTGCGCGAGCTCTGGCGGCAGCTGCCTCCCGTTCTCCCAAGGATGAATGGACGGAGTTTCTCTCCCGCCATGCCCGGGAAACCCTTGTAGCCGAGCGCGCCCTGCACGATAGTTTCTTCAAAGATTGGGGGCTCACCCCTGAACAGGTATACTCAACCCCTATAGCCCCTACAAACCTCGCCTATACCTCTTACCTCCTCAGGGTAGCCTACCTGGGCTCCTTCGAAGAAGCTGTGGCTTCACTTCTGCCGTGCGATTGGATTTACCTTATGGTAGGGAGGGAGCTGGAGAAAACTGGTTCTCCTCACCCCCTCTACAAGCGATGGATTGAGACCTATTCCTCCGAAGAATTCTCGGCCGTAGTGGAAGAGCTGCGGAAAATCGTGGAGACCGTTTCGGCGTGGGCAGGCCCTGAACTTCAGGGGATCATGAGGGCCCATTTCGTTACTACGAGCCGTTACGAATGGATGTTCTGGGATATGGCCTGGCGGATGGAAAGCTGGCCCATATAACCATAGGCTAACCGAACCCGCCTTTCTAAGGAGGCCTCCATGAAAGTCTATATCTCCTGCGACATGGAGGGTATTTCAGGAGTGGTAAACCCCGACCAGGTGGGGGAAAACAGGGAGGAATACAATCGTTTTCGCAAACTCATGACCCTTGAAGTCAACGCTGCTGTGGAGGGAGCGCTGGAAGGAGGCGCTACTGAAATCCTCATCAACGACGCCCATGGTTCTATGGATAACCTTCTGGTGGAAGAAATCCACCCCAGAGCCTGGCTCGTCAGCGGCTCCCCTAAACCCCTGGAAATGATGGAAGGCATAGATGGGAGCTTTGATATGGTCTTCTTCATCGGCTATCACTCCATGGCCGGGACTCACGCGGGCGTTATGGACCACACCTATATGGGCAGGGTTGTCTACAACGTTTACCTCAACGGAAAACTTATGGGAGAACTGGGGCTGAATTCGGCACTGGCCGGAACCTTCGGTGTTCCTGTGGGCCTGGTGACCGGAGACGATAAAGTTGTGGAAGAAGCCCGCCGCCTCCTGGGTGAAATTCAGACGGTGGTAGTCAAAGAGGCGGTGGGACGATACTCAGCCCGCTGCCTTCCCCCTGCTGAAGCCCGGGAAAGAATTAAGAAGGCTGCTACCGCTGCCCTTAAGCAAGGGGGTAAACTCTTCCGGCCGGAAGGCCCCTTCACCATCCGGGTAGAATTCATAAACAGTGCTTATGCCGACCTTGCTGAACTCATCCCCGAAGCGAAAAGGATAGATGCACGCACTCTGGAATTTACCCACCACGATTACCTAACCGTTTACAAAGCTTTCAGGGCCATGGTCGGGTTGGCGAGGATGGCGCTAAAATGAAATAAGATGCCTGAGGATAATTATTGCTGCTTCCTTATCCAGAGGCTCATTGTTGTTCCCACACTTCGGGCTCTGAATACAGGAGGGGCAACCGCTTTCGCAGGGGCAGCTTGCTACAAGTTCCAGAGTAACTTCCAAGAGGCGAGGCAGGAGCTCAAAACCCTTCTCAGCTATTCCCACCCCTCCGGGGAAAGCATCATATATGAAAATCTGAGCTTTACCGGTATCGGGGTGGCAGGGGGTTGAAAGCCCGCCTATATCCCACCGGTCGCACATGGCAAAGAGGGGGAGCATCCCTATAGAAGCGTGCTCTACAGCGTGAAGCCCCCCGTGCCAGTCCAGCCTTTTAGCTCTTACCTCCTCCAGCGCTCTGAAGGGAAGATCAAACCACAACCCTACTGTATCAAAGACTGAGGGTGGTAGGTCCAGAAATTCCACCCCGATAGTGGCTTCAGTATACTGGCGGATTTTCTTATAGGCGATGACCTGCTGGTAAACCCTCAGATGACCAAGGTAGGCCATCACTCCTTTTATTTCGCGATGTTTTACCGACTTTATTATGCTTACTTCATTTATCTCCCTAGGTTCGGTGTAATAATCCACATCTACAGGTTTGAGCAAAGCTACCCCTTCCTCCAGGTCAAGTTCGGTCACCAGATAGGTTTCCCCCTGATGCAGGTAAATGGCTCCGGGATGAGCACGATACGGCGCAGAGGAAGCTTCAATTTCCTCCAGAGTTATGCCCCGGCTTTCATCTATGAGGCGGACGCTTTTGCCTCCCACTGAGCGGAGGCTTACAAGTTCGGCTGGATAATTCCGGAGCACGTAGAAAAGGCGACCGTGGCGGTTTTGAAGGGCACCCTGTTTTTCCAGTTTATCCACTGCCTCACGATAGCCAGGCCCGAAGAGGCTTTCATCGGAGCTTTCCAGGGGACGTTCATAAGCCGCGCAGGCCAGGTGCTGTTCCAGGATATAAGGATTATCGGGGTCAATGAGAGCATGCTCGTGGCTTCTCCCAAAGAACTCCCGGGGATTACGCATGAAAAACTGATCCAGAGGATTGTCAAGGCCAATGAGGATGGTGAGAGCTTGCTTGACCCCTCTTCCTGCCCTGCCTGCCTGCTGCCAGGTACTGGCAATGGTCCCGGGGTATCCCACCAAGACGGTAGCGTCCAGGGAGCCTACGTCAATGCCCAGCTCAAGAGCATTGGTAGCAGTAACCCCCAGGAGTTTCCCTCCGAAAAGCTCGCGCTCAATCTGACGCCGTTCTTCGGGTAAGTAACCGGCCCGATAGGCCTTTATGAGAGGTATCAACTCAGGCGAATCGCGGGCAAGGATTTCCCGGGCATAGCGGAGTATAAGCTCGGCTACTTTGCGAGCCTTGGCAAACACTATGGTCCTTATGCCCTGCTTTACCATTTCCACAAAAAGGGCCGTAGCCTCAGAGTTAGGGCTGCGGCGGACGGTGCGAGCTATGTCAATGAATGGAGGGTTCCAGAAGACGAAATCCCTCGCCCCTCGGGGAGCTCCATCGTCCTCTATAACCGTGACAGGAAGCCCTATAAGTTCCTGAGCATGCTCCTGGGGATTTGCAATGGTGGCGGAGCAGAGGATGAAGATGGGATTAGACCCATAGAACCGGCAAAGGCGCCTCAACCTCCTCAACACGCAAGCCACCTGGGACCCGAAAACTCCGCGGTATACGTGGGCTTCGTCAATAACCACAAATTTAAGGTGAGTTAAAAATGAGCTCCAGAGATTGTGGTTTGGCAGGATTCCAACGTGAAGCATATCGGGGTTAGTAAGGATTATGGAAGCGGTTTTCCGCAGCCGGTTCCGGGCCGACTGAGGGGTATCTCCATCGTAGGTGCCAAAGGGTATTGGGCTGAAGCGAGTCAGTTCAACCAAGCTGCGGAGCTGGTCCTGAGCCAGGGCTTTGGTGGGAAAGAGGTAGAGGGCTCTGCTCCTACGGTCCTGAAGTATGGATTCCACAACCGGAATGTTATAGATAAGGGTTTTGCCGCTGGCGGTTCCGGTGGAAACAATTACGTTTTCCCCCCGTCTTATGGCATTTATAGCCTGAGCTTGATGGGAATAAAGGGCCTTTATCCCAATTTCTTCCAGGGCTTTCTGGACCAGAGGATGCAGGGGCTTATCAAGTTCTCCATAGCGGGGTTTTCGCTCCGGAATGCGTTCAATATGCACTATTTGCCCCCGGTAAAAGGGCGCTCTGGTTATCTGCTCCAGAAAAGAAGGCGAGTAAGGCATAGACTTTCACCTGTTCTCCAGCCCTTAAAGCCCCATAGATTAAGATAACACAAACGCAGCTCCGGAGCAATTTCCCGCTGAAAACCGGCGGTATACCTCGAGCGAAGCCAGACTATCAGCAGTTTCAGAGCCTCCAGGTTCATCTGAGGGAGAACTTTCGTCGCCCCGGAATGTTTGAATCAGGCCGTTGAGTTCTATTCGCAGCTATTTAACAACCCTTCCCCCGCTTTTGAAAGCCATGAGGGCGATGCCTGTCAGCAAAGAGGCAAGGGAAAGAATTTGAGACCAGAACCGCAAAGGGGTATCCTCAAAACGGAGAAGAACCCTGTGCTGGCCGTCGGGAACTTCCAGGGCGATAAGGCCATATTTGCCTTCTGGGCGAATGGGAACAGGCTTGCCGTCCACGTAAGCTCGCCACCCAGGGTAATAGTAGGTGTAAAAAAGGAGGGTGACTTCTCCTTCCGCTGTTACTTCCACTTCCTCCGACCTGCCCCCGTGTCTGAGGGGGATAACAGAACCGCGGCCTCTTATAATCTGAGCCTTGCGGAGGGTTTCACCTTTCAGGTACTGCTCTATGAGGGGCGATTCCTTCGGAAACTCCCGGGTCCAGGCTGTCATTCCGCGCATATCGGGGTAATCCAGCTCAAAGTCTATTACCGCCACCGGCTTTTCAGCCCTGGGGGAAAGCTCAGTATGCTGAGGGAGAGTGTACTCAAAAGAAGAAATTATCACCAGAAGGCTGAGCAAATGCTCCCTTTCCCCCAGCAACTCTCCCAGAAGCCCACCCACGAGGGAAAGGGATACCACCGCCAGGGCGAGAAATCGCCAGGGGAATTGCACCAAAGGGAACAGGGGGACTTTCTCCCAGATAAACATGGAAGCTGGAAGGGTCAGGAAAAGGGAGATAAGAGACCAGAGGGCCCAGAAAGCCAATCTTCCCCTGTTTTCCTTCAATCTCCACCCCAGCACCAGTGCCCCAACGCTGCTGCCCAGGAGCAAAATCCCAACCTGAAGGGGCATGCCATCTTCGGGGCCTGCCACAGCGTGGCCGTAACCCCACTCAGGGGCGAGGAGCTGAAAGAAGTAAACAAATTGCTCTCGGAAATTGTATTTGGCCATCATCCACTGCTCTTGAACGATGAACTTCCTTTCGGCCAGGGCTGGGATCCAGTAAGCTGCGCTAAACCCCAGGGAAAGAAGTCCCGCCAGGGAAGATGGGATAAAAGCCCGGAAATTCCTGCTCCTCAGCCCTTCGTAGAGCACAAAGGTCACCAACATCGGAAGAAATATTAAGGCTGTGATCTGGTGGGCAAGGATTATAGCTCCCAGAGAAAAGCCTGCCATCGCTACAGCTTTCGGACGGGGGTTCTCCATAAGGTGCTGGAAAGCCAGCAAGCCCAGAGGCATGAGGGAGAAGGCGAGGAATTCCGCCAGAGCACAGCGGACGTAAATATCCACCAGGTGGTAAGGGGCATAAGTGAAAAGGAGGGAGGAAACCAAGCCACCCCTTTCGCCCCACAGTTTCCGTCCCAAAAGGTACATCCCAATTGCCCCAAGCCAGAAGCTCAGGAGAAAGGTCAGCTTGATAGACCAGGTTACGCTCAGGCCCGCAAGGTGAAAAACCTCGGCTATAAAATAAGCCAGGGGAGCATAGAAAATGAAGAGGGGATAACCATAGCCCACGGCCTGGTCCACAGCCCAGCGTGGATACCACGCTCCATCCTTTAAGGCCTGATCAAATTCCACCAAGAAGAAAAGGGTGTGGCGGGCATCGTGGGCCTTCAGAAAATAGCCGGGAGCCAGAAGAGGCCACCAGGCAAAGGACGTGAGAAGGAGAACTAAAGCGATCCTGCGCATCGTCCTCTCCGTCTGAGCCATGCCCTCAGGAGCCAGACCCCACTGCAGAAAGCGACGCTTATCCATGTTATGGTGCATCCCAGTTTCCTCACGGGTGTATCCTCAAAACGCACCAGGACATAATGCAACCCTTTGGGGACTTTCACCGTTACCCTGCCCAGGGGACCATCTTCCGGAGCGATGGGGAGCTTTTTTACTATCCTGTATTTCTCGCCTTCTTTTTCCAGTAGGTAAGCGGTCCAGCCGGGGTAATAGAAAAGGTTGAGAGTAACAGTTAAATCTTCTCTTTCGGTCAGATAGCCGAACAGTTCGGAAGCTGTGCGCCATTCCAGGGTTGAAATCTGGGTATCTGGGGGGATGGAGGTATAATCTATGCGGGTTTTAACCTCAATCCCGGCTATGTGGAGGTCGGCAAAGGGGGACCAGCCTGGTATCTCTTTAACCCAGGCGGTAGAACCTGTCATCTCGTTAGAAGTGCGCTGAAAGCGCATCAAGCCTGCCAGGGATACGCCTCCTTCCGGGGGCTTCCCTGGCTCAGCTTTAATGTAAGGGTAACTGCCTGCAATGACCATAAGGCCAAGGAGCAGGGGCAGAAAAGGCCTGTTCCTCTCTTCTGCCAAGATGAGGGAGGAGAGAAAGGCCATGGAAAAAACCGGAATGAGAAGCCACCTCCAGGGAAATTGAGCGAACCGCACAAAGCTTACCTTTTCCCACAGAAGCGTGGAGGCATGAAGGGACAGGAAAACAGTGAGGGCTGTGGCCAGGAAAAAGAAGATGGCCTGAGCCCGAAGGCTTCCTTTCAACCGGGGAAGAACCAGGAGCGAGAGAACCGTCAGCCCGAAGGGAACGATCCCCAACTGAAATCCCAGATTATCGTTGGGCCCAGCCACACTTATGCCGAAGCCCCATCGGGGTGAAAAGAGCTGGAAAAAGTAAACAAAGTGGTCCTGATATCGGTAGTAACCCCCCATCCATTGGTCAGTCCGCACATATTTGAACTCAAAGAAAGCCGGAAGCCAGAAGAAAGCGCAGAGGGCAAGCCCTAAAAGCAAGCCAGAGGCAGGGGGTATGGAAACATGGATGAACTCTCCAGAGCCCATGATGGCATAGGGGAGAGAGAACCGCTCGCGAGGGAATCCACTGAAAGCCTTCAAGCCCGTCAGAAGGAGCAGGTAAAGGGCCAGCATGGGCGTAACCACCAGGGCCACCAGATTGCTGGTAAAGAGAAGCAGGGCATAGGCAATGGCTGTCCCAGCTACGGCGTTCCAGCGGGGCCTTTCCACGCTTTCGTAAATACCCCAGAAAACCAGGGGAATGAAGACCATAGAGACCGCCTCGGCCAGGGCTGCCCGAACGTAGAGGTCAAAGATGTGGTAGGGAGCGTAGAGGTAAACCATTGCGCCCAAGAAAGCTGCCCCCGGGCCCATCACCTTTCTCAGGAACAGATACATGGCTGAACCCGAAAGGAGGATGGAAAGGCCGAAAACAATTTCAACCGATGTTGGGATATCAAAACCCAGGAGGTGAAAGAGCTCTCCCAGGTAAGAAGACAGGGGACCGTAAATGTTGAAGAAAGGGTAACCGTAGCCAAAAGCAAAGTCCGGCGACCACCTCGGGTAGAGAAGGCCATCTTTGATGGAGCGGTCCAGCTCAAAGATGAAGAAAACGTTGTGGCGGGCATCGTGAGCGTTCCAGAAATAACCGGGCATGAAGAGAGGACCCATGAGGGGTATGGCGAAAAGGAAGGTAAGGATAAGGTAAGGTTCAACGCTTCGGCGCATTTCTCCCCATCCAGAGCCAGAGAATTGCTATTCCCA from the Anaerolineae bacterium genome contains:
- a CDS encoding thiamine pyrophosphate-dependent dehydrogenase E1 component subunit alpha encodes the protein MPVEREKLVELYRTMLKIRLFEERVAEIYWEGKSPVFNIAADPIPGEMHLYIGEEAVATGVCAHLRPDDMVAGTHRSHGHYIAKGGDLKKLMAELFGKKTGLCQGKGGHMHLFDAGLHFGCGGIIGAGIPHAVGAALAFKMQGKDNVAVSFIGDGAANIGAFHESLNLAAIWKLPVVIVVEDNLYAISVPKSKSTAVKSNAERAAAYGIPGVLVDGMDVMAVYEAAGEAIARARRGEGPSLIECLCYRYRGHFEGDPQLYKPEGEEEEWRKKDPIPNFRAKLIREGILTEEEANKIQEEVAALVAEAEKFARESPWPEPEEALKHVFL
- a CDS encoding alpha-ketoacid dehydrogenase subunit beta, coding for MAERIISMYEAIAEAIAQEMERDPRVFVMGEDVGFYGGIFGATTGLWKKFGDERVRDTPISEMGFVGAAVGAALEGMRPIVEVMFVDFTGACFDQILNHMSKIQYMSGGQLKVPVVLMTAIGGGYNDAAQHSQCLYGLFAHLPGLKIVIPSTPYDAKGLMIQAIRDDNPVMYFFHKGLMGLPWMTIIEATWAPVPEEPYTIPFGVADIKREGKDVTVVAVAMMVHRALEAAQKLEKEGISVEVIDLRTLVPLDREAIINSVKKTHRLLVVDEDYLSYGMSGEIVAIVAENALEYLDAPPKRLAVPDVPIPYSNTLEDFVIPSADRIAEAIKELVS
- a CDS encoding acetamidase/formamidase family protein; this encodes MAAQKVVKVNTFTGGLIGPSIPMLGPVEDGGTIIAETAPGCWGPMITPSFKGGHEVTTPVAVEGAEPGDAILIRIKKIKITSMATSSGVMSIMEGRYRGDPFVARYCPNCGAENPPTRLEGIGQEAVRCANCGAEVSPFRVVHGYTMVLDQEKGIALTVSPEVAESLAKDAAKMMALPEHSAQHPILAFYPAHMPGVATRIRPFIGNLGTTPKVDMPDSHNAGDFGQFLVGAPHQYNLTREQLEDARTDGHMDIDSVREGAILICPVKVPGGGIYLGDVHAMQGDGELAGHTTDVSAEVTLEVKVIKGLGIEGPILLPPVEDLPPLARPLTRAEKEAAKALAEKFGQKEIEEAWPIQMVGSGPNLNEATENAINRLAKLFNMSKEEVMNRVTISGAVEIGRLPGVVTVTMLVPESKLAAVGLADIVKEHYST
- a CDS encoding NAD(+)/NADH kinase, which gives rise to MSETIVGIIANPASGKDIRRLVAYGSVFDNQEKVNIVRRVLLGLEAAGVEKVLYMPDYFGIVPKALNAVKLSMEVCPLDMPVYADQRDSILAASLMAEAGAKCIVTLGGDGTNRAVAKTCGDVPIVPISTGTNNVFPFMVEGTIAGLAAGVVAVGAVEPEKVVRPSKRLEIEGEDGKLVDIALVDVVVYDDVFIASRAIWDMSKVREIILARASPGNIGLSSVGGCLYPNALDEGHGVYIKLGPGRRVLAPIAPGLIEEVQVESCALLSLGEAVEIRWKPSILALDGEREVEVGRNASLWVRLTGNGPKVVDIPLALEEAARNGFFTGGKAWP
- a CDS encoding Lin0512 family protein, whose protein sequence is MALKKFIVEIGQGIDQHGQDPTRAARKAVVDAISRSCLCGLVEILGLRDLNQVEVEVLVACPYPEKVRAEEVLEAIPFGQKRIEVREGGMIARGIYQPELGDKSDEILVANAAVTVWVKEG
- a CDS encoding 2-oxo acid dehydrogenase subunit E2, which translates into the protein MAVKVIMPKLGMAMTEGTVVKWLKPDGARVEKGERIAVVMSKKITYEVEAPASGILRHAAAEKEVKPVGEVIAYIAEPGEVIPELEKVPAAPPVAEAPAPPPKEILATPAAKRLAKEHGIDLAQVTGTGPGGRITEKDVMAFIEARKAPPPPPRPPAKVIPFIGMRQAIAERMTQSLQTMAQVTITAEIDATELVRMREQLKGEFELTYTDMVVKAAAMALKKHPLLNSALIGEEIHLLEEIHIGVAVALEGGLIVPVVRDADKKSLKEIASETRRLAEGARAGTLTVDEVTGSTFTVTNLGMYGVDIFTPIINPPEVAILGVGRIVEKPACYQGQIVSRAMMHLSLTFDHRIVDGAPAAEFLRTVKELLENPYRLLL
- the tenA gene encoding thiaminase II; this encodes MASFTQELWASIEPIYQAILSHPFLKGLADGSLPEEKFRFYVIQDALYLRDFARALAAAASRSPKDEWTEFLSRHARETLVAERALHDSFFKDWGLTPEQVYSTPIAPTNLAYTSYLLRVAYLGSFEEAVASLLPCDWIYLMVGRELEKTGSPHPLYKRWIETYSSEEFSAVVEELRKIVETVSAWAGPELQGIMRAHFVTTSRYEWMFWDMAWRMESWPI